From a region of the Toxotes jaculatrix isolate fToxJac2 chromosome 7, fToxJac2.pri, whole genome shotgun sequence genome:
- the LOC121184069 gene encoding trichoplein keratin filament-binding protein, producing MALPTLSACVPSRSRVLAGQLARQREQEARWRQQWELHARYFRDQNVCSQKQAVWSSRHSYQQSMSAYHKQRLKEEKKASLEQRRNRLKAMLQEEQDRLEAELREVVPDRSTLASQLVQKTEELRTAREERKKKLAQELLREHWKKNNPELREVESALHKDHVVSQWQEQISEKKQQEVAEQEEKRRFENEYERTRKEALERMKQAEEKRKAEDRKRAEELRKQMEELKLREEEATRLKKEQEALLAQQWALEKIEEERRKVEERQKKSEMGHFLIRQYRAQLKRRAQQVQGELEADRKILAALLEGEQEDRRLETARRERAIADAAWMKRVIEEQLELEREREAEFDILHREEAQHVWEKREAQWEKERKARERLMHEVLVGRQQQLELKMQKNREAQEESLRRREELIQELELEREIRRREKEQEEGRRTARIQELNAQVEQQHQKHWEEQCRLEQDEEEEREALQIQEKELRLEMQRMAKKGYQEKIHSRPRSAWT from the exons ATGGCTTTGCCGACCCTCTCGGCCTGTGTGCCCAGCCGGTCCCGGGTGCTGGCCGGACAGCTGGCCAGACAGCGGGAGCAAGAGGCCCGTTGGCGGCAGCAGTGGGAGCTGCATGCTCGGTACTTCAGAGATCAGAATGTCTGCAGCCAGAAACAGGCTGTGTGGAGCTCCCGTCACTCCTATCAGCAGAG TATGTCAGCATACCATAAACAGAGactgaaggaggaaaagaaggccAGCCTGGAGCAGCGCAGGAATCGGCTCAAGGCCATGCTTCAAGAGGAGCAAGACCGGCTGGAGGCAGAGCTCAGGGAAGTGGTCCCTGACAGGAGCACATTGGCAAGCCAGTTGGTGCAAAAAACCGAAGAACTTCGTACagcaagagaggaaagaaaaaaaaag CTTGCACAAGAGCTGTTGAGGGAGCATTGGAAGAAAAACAACCCAGAGTTGCGAGAG GTTGAGTCGGCATTACATAAAGATCATGTTGTCAGCCAATGGCAGGAGCAGATATCTGAGAAGAAACAG CAAGAAGtggcagagcaggaggagaagaggcgCTTTGAAAATGAGTATGAAAGGACCCGAAAAGAGGCTCTGGAGAGGATGAAGCAGgcggaggaaaaaaggaaagcagaggaTCGTAAGAGAGCAGAAGAACTTCGCAAACAGATGGAAGAACTGAAGCTGAGGGAAGAAGAG gcCACTCGTCTAAAGAAGGAGCAAGAGGCTTTGTTGGCTCAGCAGTGGGCACTGGAGAagatagaggaggagaggaggaaggtggaggaaagacaaaagaagTCTGAGATGGG GCATTTCTTAATCCGTCAGTATCGAGCTCAGCTGAAGAGGAGAGCCCAGCAAGTGCAGGGGGAACTG GAGGCTGACCGTAAGATCTTGGCAGCCTTGCTggaaggagagcaggaggacaggaggcTGGAGACCGCACGAAGGGAAAGGGCAATTGCTGACGCTGCCTGGATGAAACGAGTGATTGAGGAGCAACTTGAGTTGGAGCGGGAACGGGAGGCCGAATTTGACATCCTTCACAG AGAAGAAGCTCAGCATGTATGGGAGAAACGAGAGGCCCagtgggagaaggagaggaaagccAGAGAGCGGCTCATGCATGAG GTGCTTGTggggagacagcagcagctcgaGCTGAAGATGCAGAAGAACCGTGAAGCTCAGGAGGAGTCCCTGAGGAGACGAGAAGAGCTGAtccaggagctggagctggagcgcGAGATCAGACGGCGGGAGAAGGAGCAAGAAGAGGGCCGTAGGACAGCACGGATACAAGAGTTGAATGCTCAG gtggagcagcagcatcaaaaaCACTGGGAGGAGCAGTGCAGGCTAGagcaggacgaggaggaggagagggaagctCTTCAGATCCAAGAGAAGGAGCTGAGGCTGGAGATGCAGAGGATGGCCAAGAAGGGGTACCAGGAGAAG ATTCACAGCAGACCTCGATCAGCCTGGACATGA
- the gltpa gene encoding glycolipid transfer protein isoform X1, translating to MSQRLDIPPSPGFNRQECVPTKEMALLMEHQFRQLPADRQVETRPFLEAVSYLPPFFDCLGSTIFAPIKADISGNITKIKAVFDTNPGRFKTLQQILEAEKEMHGAQWPKVGATLALMWLKRGLRFIQVFLQSLVDGEKDDNNPNLIRVNVTKAYEIALKKYHGWFVQQLFKAALFAAPYKSDFLKALSKGRDVKEEECLEKIRKFLINFSATVDAIYELYNKMNADLDYTV from the exons ATGAGCCAACGGTTGGATATTCCACCATCACCTGGGTTcaat AGGCAAGAGTGTGTCCCGACTAAAGAGATGGCTCTGCTAATGGAGCACCAGTTCAGACAGCTGCCAGCTGACAGACAGGTGGAAACAAGACCATTTCTGGAGGCTGTGTCATACCTTCCACCATTCTTTG ACTGCCTTGGCTCCACTATTTTTGCACCGATTAAAGCTGACATATCTGGGAACATCACA AAAATCAAGGCCGTTTTTGACACCAACCCTGGACGGTTCAAGACACTCCAGCAGATTTtggaggcagagaaggaaaTGCATGGAGCACAATGGCCCAAAGTTGGAGCGACATTGGCTCTCATGTGGCTGAAAAG GGGCCTACGATTTATCCAAGTCTTTCTTCAGAGCCTGGTGGATGGTGAGAAAGATGACAACAACCCAAACCTCATTCGAGTCAATGTCACCAAAGCATATGAAATAGCCCTGAAGAAGTACCACGGCTGGTTTGTGCAACAGCTCTTCAAG gCAGCTCTTTTTGCTGCTCCATATAAGTCAGACTTCCTGAAGGCCCTGTCCAAGGGTCGGGACGTCAAGGAAGAGGAATGCTTGGAGAAAATCAGAAAATTCCTCATCAACTTCTCTGCCACTGTTGATGCTATTTATGAGCTGTACAATAAGATGAATGCTGACCTTGACTACACCGTGTGA
- the gltpa gene encoding glycolipid transfer protein isoform X2 — MALLMEHQFRQLPADRQVETRPFLEAVSYLPPFFDCLGSTIFAPIKADISGNITKIKAVFDTNPGRFKTLQQILEAEKEMHGAQWPKVGATLALMWLKRGLRFIQVFLQSLVDGEKDDNNPNLIRVNVTKAYEIALKKYHGWFVQQLFKAALFAAPYKSDFLKALSKGRDVKEEECLEKIRKFLINFSATVDAIYELYNKMNADLDYTV, encoded by the exons ATGGCTCTGCTAATGGAGCACCAGTTCAGACAGCTGCCAGCTGACAGACAGGTGGAAACAAGACCATTTCTGGAGGCTGTGTCATACCTTCCACCATTCTTTG ACTGCCTTGGCTCCACTATTTTTGCACCGATTAAAGCTGACATATCTGGGAACATCACA AAAATCAAGGCCGTTTTTGACACCAACCCTGGACGGTTCAAGACACTCCAGCAGATTTtggaggcagagaaggaaaTGCATGGAGCACAATGGCCCAAAGTTGGAGCGACATTGGCTCTCATGTGGCTGAAAAG GGGCCTACGATTTATCCAAGTCTTTCTTCAGAGCCTGGTGGATGGTGAGAAAGATGACAACAACCCAAACCTCATTCGAGTCAATGTCACCAAAGCATATGAAATAGCCCTGAAGAAGTACCACGGCTGGTTTGTGCAACAGCTCTTCAAG gCAGCTCTTTTTGCTGCTCCATATAAGTCAGACTTCCTGAAGGCCCTGTCCAAGGGTCGGGACGTCAAGGAAGAGGAATGCTTGGAGAAAATCAGAAAATTCCTCATCAACTTCTCTGCCACTGTTGATGCTATTTATGAGCTGTACAATAAGATGAATGCTGACCTTGACTACACCGTGTGA